The following nucleotide sequence is from Halobacillus mangrovi.
CTTTTCCCCCACCGAATTTTACTTCATCGCCATATGTAGTATAATCCCTTTCAATTTCTATAAATAAGTCTGTATCCGCTAAACGGATAGCATCTCCTGTAGTAGGACCGAACATCTCTGAATACTGTCTTCGCGTCATCTCAAAACTCATACATCGGCACTCCCATTTACGCGATTATTTAGCCCGTAAATTTTCCTTTCTCCTGAAAAGGACACGAGCTCTACCTCTTTTTTATCCCCCGGTTCAAACCGAACTGCTGTGCCTGCCGGGATATTCAAATGTTTCCCGAAAGACTGCTCTCTATCAAATTCCAGATAGGGATTGACTTCAAAAAAGTGAAAATGCGATCCGATTTGCACAGGACGATCGCCTCGGTTCAAAACGTCGACTCTATTCGTTGTCATTCCTTCATTACAAAGAATGGGTTCTTTTTTTAATAAAAATTCACCTGGTATCATCTTCTTCCTCCTTCTACCGGATAGGTTCATGGATGGTCACGAGCTTAACGCCATCAGGAAAAGTTGCTTCCACTTGAATATCTGGAATCATCTCAGGAATGCCATCCATGACATCTTCTCTCTCTAGAATTGTTGCTCCATACTGCATCAGCTCAGCAACTGATTTGCCATCTCTTGCACCCTCTACCACTTCATATGTAATGATGGCGACCGCTTCAGGATAGTTCAGTTTCAACCCTCTATCCTGTCGCCTTCTGGCAAGGTCAGCAGCC
It contains:
- a CDS encoding urease subunit beta; translation: MIPGEFLLKKEPILCNEGMTTNRVDVLNRGDRPVQIGSHFHFFEVNPYLEFDREQSFGKHLNIPAGTAVRFEPGDKKEVELVSFSGERKIYGLNNRVNGSADV
- a CDS encoding urease subunit gamma — its product is MKLTSREMDKLMVVLAADLARRRQDRGLKLNYPEAVAIITYEVVEGARDGKSVAELMQYGATILEREDVMDGIPEMIPDIQVEATFPDGVKLVTIHEPIR